Proteins from a single region of Ziziphus jujuba cultivar Dongzao chromosome 1, ASM3175591v1:
- the LOC107434586 gene encoding oligouridylate-binding protein 1B isoform X1, whose amino-acid sequence MQHQRLKQQQQQAMMQQALLQQHSLYHPGLLAPPQVRIEPIPSGNLPPGFDPSTCRSVYVGNIHTQVTEPLLQEVFASTGAVESCKLIRKEKSSYGFVHYFDRRSAALAILSLNGRHLFGQPIKVNWAYTSGQREDTSGHFNIFVGDLSPEVTDATLFACFSVYPSCSDARVMWDQKTGRSRGFGFVSFRNQQDAQSAINDLTGKWLGSRQIRCNWATKGAVSNEDKQSSDAKSVVELTNGSSEDGKETTNSEAPENNPQYTTVYVGNLAPEVTQLDLHRHFHALGAGLIEEVRVQRDKGFGFVRFSTHAEAALAIQMGNTQSLLCGRQIKCSWGSKPTPPGTTSNPLPPPAAVPIPGLSASDLLAYERQLAMSKMGAGVHALMHPQGQHPLKQAAMGMGAAGASQAIYDGGFQNVAAAQQLMYYQ is encoded by the exons ATGCAGCACCAGAGGCtgaagcagcagcagcaacaagcTATGATGCAACAAGCTCTTCTTCAGCAACACTCTCTCTACCACCCTGGCCTTCTAGCTCCTCCTCAGGTTCGG aTTGAGCCAATCCCAAGTGGAAATCTGCCTCCTGGTTTTGATCCAAGTACTTGCCGCAGTGT GTACGTTGGGAACATCCATACGCAGGTAACAGAACCACTCCTTCAAGAGGTTTTTGCGAGTACTGGTGCTGTTGAAAGTTGCAAACttataagaaaggaaaaa TCATCATATGGATTCGTTCACTATTTCGATCGCAGATCAGCTGCCCTTGCTATATTGTCTCTCAATGGAAGGCATCT GTTTGGGCAGCCTATCAAAGTAAACTGGGCATATACTAGTGGTCAGAGGGAGGATACATCGG GTCATTTCAACATTTTTGTTGGTGATCTAAGCCCTGAGGTTACTGATGCTACATTGTTTGCTTGCTTTTCTGTTTATCCCAGTTGTTC AGATGCAAGGGTAATGTGGGATCAGAAGACAGGGCGTTCAAGAGGGTTTGGGTTTGTTTCATTCAGGAACCAACAG GATGCCCAAAGTGCGATAAATGACTTAACCG GAAAGTGGCTTGGCAGTAGGCAAATACGTTGTAACTGGGCAACAAAAGGTGCTGTTTCAAACGAAGACAAGCAGAGCTCCGATGCAAAAAGTGTGGTTGAACTAACAAATGGCTCATCAG AAGATGGTAAGGAGACAACAAATAGTGAAGCTCCAGAGAACAACCCTCAGTACACTACTGTTTATGTTGGCAATCTTGCTCCTGAG GTCACTCAGCTTGATCTCCATCGCCACTTTCATGCGCTTGGTGCTGGTCTGATTGAGGAAGTTCGAGTCCAGCGTGATAAGGGTTTTGGTTTTGTGAGGTTCAGTACTCATGCTGAGGCAGCTCTAGCAATTCAAATGGGAAATACCCAATCTCTTCTATGTGGGAGACAAATTAAG TGCTCTTGGGGTAGCAAGCCCACTCCACCAGGGACAACTTCAAACCCACTGCCTCCACCTGCGGCTGTGCCTATACCTGGCCTCTCTGCCTCTGACCTCTTGGCCTATGAGCGACAGCTAGCAATGAGCAAGATGGGGGCCGGTGTTCATGCCCTCATGCATCCACAGGGGCAGCATCCTCTTAAGCAGGCGGCGATGGGCATGGGTGCTGCTGGGGCAAGCCAGGCTATATATGATGGTGGGTTCCAGAATGTTGCTGCCGCTCAGCAGCTTATGTACTACCAGTAA
- the LOC107435520 gene encoding uncharacterized protein LOC107435520 has protein sequence MSWLTALAFLLGVLSFVGIEASIHEYAAVRFAPKGNAFVVHGGSEGIYSSTAALNDTDVSANGDSFIRFDKVTFRRTKESANFSSGSVNAIIFEVEDRETIGGSAYGGQRAVCCTGDLAKLGVCTEGEVIRRPSSKNPGWPQVFGVSFDTDEEVATLPTNSIQITKTGMYNLYFIHCDLRLKNLVIEGKTIWKNPTGYLPGRMAPLMNFYWFMSFAFILLGIFWFSQYARFWKEVLQLQNCITLVITLGMFEMAFWYFEYAGFNKTGIRPTGITLWAVTFGTVKRTVARLIILMVSMGYGVVRPTLGGLTSKVIMLGATFFLASEILELVENVGAVSDLSGKARLFFVLPVAMLDAFFILWIFTSLSATLNKLQARRMLVKLDIYRKFTNALAVAVLVSVGWTCYELYFKSNDVYNEKWQEAWIIPAFWQVLSFSLLCVICALWAPSQNSMRYAYSDDASEEFDKDDTNLTLIKPSSVPSNDVRTAPEARPLQANNGLSNGDLEEDKTE, from the exons ATGTCGTGGCTCACGGCTTTGGCTTTTCTGCTCGGTGTTTTGAGCTTCGTGGGCATCGAAGCCTCGATCCATGAGTACGCCGCAGTGAGATTCGCGCCCAAAGGAAACGCCTTTGTGGTTCATGGAGGTAGCGAGGGGATTTACTCTTCCACCGCTGCTCTAAATGACACCGATGTCTCTGCAAATGGGGACTCTTTCATTCG CTTTGACAAAGTTACATTTCGGAGAACCAAGGAATCTGCAAACTTCAGCTCTGGATCTGTCAATGCCATTATATTTGAGGTGGAAGATAGAGAAACAATTGGAGGTTCAGCCTATGGTGGTCAAAGAGCAGTATGCTGCACTGGAGATCTTGCAAAGCTGGGTGTGTGTACAGAAGGAGAAGTCATTCGCCGTCCGTCCAGTAAGAATCCAGGTTGGCCCCAAGTATTTGGTGTCTCATTTGACACTGATGAAGAAGTTGCAACATTGCCAACAAATTCCATACAGATTACAAAAACTGGGATGTATAACCTCTATTTCATTCATTGTGATTTGAGGCTTAAGAATTTGGTCATAGAGGGAAAGACAATATGGAAAAATCCTACTGGATACTTACCTGGTAGAATGGCACCCCTTATGAATTTCTACTGGTTCATGTCCTTTGCTTTTATACTTCTTGGAATCTTTTGGTTCTCACAATATGCAAGATTCTGGAAAGAAGTTCTTCAACTGCAGAACTGTATCACTCTAGTAATAACGTTGGGCATGTTTGAGATGGCTTTCTGGTATTTTGAGTACGCTGGATTCAACAAGACTGGAATTAGGCCTACTGGGATAACTTTATGGGCAGTCACCTTTGGGACTGTTAAACGTACTGTTGCACGTTTGATCATATTAATGGTTTCAATGGGCTATGGTGTTGTTAGGCCTACCCTAGGTGGTCTTACATCAAAGGTTATTATGCTTGGAGCGACCTTCTTCTTGGCATCTGAAATTCTTGAATTGGTGGAAAATGTTGGTGCAGTCAGTGATCTTTCAGGGAAGGCAAGGCTGTTCTTTGTTCTTCCTGTGGCAATGTTGGATGCTTTCTTCATTCTTTGGATATTTACTTCCCTCTCTGCAACATTAAATAAGCTTCAG GCTAGGAGAATGTTGGTTAAACTAGACATTTACAGGAAGTTTACAAATGCTTTGGCAGTAGCAGTTTTAGTTTCTGTGGGTTGGACATGCTATGAG CTCTATTTCAAGTCGAATGATGTTTACAATGAGAAGTGGCAGGAGGCATGGATCATCCCTGCCTTCTGGCAAGTcctatctttctctctcctatGTGTCATCTGTGCTCTTTGGGCACCCTCTCAGAACTCTATGAG ATATGCATACTCTGATGATGCGAGTGAAGAGTTTGACAAGGATGATACGAATTTGACACTCATCAAACCATCATCAGTGCCTTCTAACGATGTTCGAACTGCACCCGAAGCAAGACCACTACAAGCCAATAATGGATTATCAAATGGTGATTTAGAAGAAGACAAGACAGAGTAA
- the LOC107435541 gene encoding jasmonate ZIM domain-containing protein 1: protein MAENESFSSRKSVGKAPERSNFTQTCNLLSQYLKEKRSLGDIGFGKPGNLESREKPETFRPPMTTMNFLTNMENPSETGKENGVVESTNAKSVGFLPQFVGFGSSSSINKDFNRADIRKPATMEPETAQMTIFYGGQVLVFNDFPADKAKEIMALAGKGNSNSGGLVSSTPPLEKLESSISNAPESSPVPMPEKNSTHERLQRRPQATDSEMPIARRASLHRFLEKRKDRAAAKAPYQVNHHHASPSKPDEDGQCSNQLDLNL, encoded by the exons atggcgGAAAACGAGAGTTTTTCTAGCCGGAAATCGGTCGGAAAGGCGCCGGAGAGGTCGAATTTTACTCAGACTTGCAATCTATTGAGCCAGTATTTGAAGGAAAAGAGAAGTCTTGGAGATATTGGCTTTGGAAAGCCTGGAAATTTGGAATCCAGAG AAAAGCCAGAAACATTCCGGCCGCCGATGACGACGATGAACTTCCTGACGAACATGGAAAATCCATCGGAGACCGGAAAAGAAAACGGCGTCGTAGAATCAACCAACGCGAAATCCGTCGGTTTTTTACCTCAGTTTGTGGGTTTTGGTTCCTCCAGTTCCATTAATAAAGATTTTAACCGAGCTGATATCAG GAAACCGGCAACAATGGAGCCTGAAACTGCTCAGATGACTATATTTTACGGCGGCCAAGTGTTGGTGTTCAATGACTTTCCGGCCGACAAGGCCAAGGAAATCATGGCTTTGGCCGGCAAAGGAAACTCAAACTCTGGTGGCTTGGTTTCTTCAACTCCTCCCTTGGAGAAACTCGAATCCAGCATTTCTAATGCCCCTGAGTCAAGCCCTGTACCCATGCCTGAGAAAAATTCCACCCATGAACGCCTTCAACGACGACCTCAAGCCACTGATTCCg AAATGCCAATTGCAAGAAGAGCTTCACTCCATCGTTTCCtggagaaaagaaaagacaG GGCAGCAGCAAAAGCACCATACCAAGTGAACCACCATCATGCATCTCCTTCCAAACCTGATGAGGATGGTCAATGTTCAAATCAGCTGGATCTAAACTTATAG
- the LOC107435441 gene encoding pollen receptor-like kinase 3 yields MAVVRLLLLRPYDHLIIFSVIFLVIFSPMTHSLTEAEALLKLKNSFTNAQALNSWVPGTVPCTGKTVWKGLVCFNGIVTGLRLGGLGLSGVIDVNTLREIKALRTISFVNNSFSGSIPDFHQLGALKAIYLSGNQFSGEIPSDNFAQMDSLKKLWLSDNKFTGNIPSSLSQLSHLIELHLENNQFSGTIPEFNIPTLVSLDLSNNKLEGEIPDSLSKFNASSFSGNAGLCGEKLGIDCKQKAAEPPTSNENADSMDDEDDHSKKIIASAITIGVVLLSLVIWLIIRSKRKGEEDFDNFKKANNAEEAAIVSVHVTTLNKKEVESVKKVAHSASRKGSIRGKSSVSGIGELFIMNDEKGVFGLSDLMKAAAEVLGNGGLGSSYKAVMANGVAVVAKRMREMNAKGKDEFDAEIAKLGKLRHWNVLPPIAYHYRKEEKLIIYEFIPKGNLLYLLHGDRGPSHSELNWPARLRIVQGIAKGLAYLYTEFASSDLPHGNLKSSNVLLGPDYEPLISDFGFSPLINSANLSQALFAYKSPEAIQFGKVSRKSDVYCLGIVILEILTGKFPSQYLGNGKGGTDIVQWVASAISEGRGTELLDPEISSSKNSLGEMEKLLIVGSACAESDPERRLEMMEAIRRIQEVQVEGSRDGREMHLQPSLRDGYGDCSTALQPQTHTISLKDGFGEVSAETKLESGRYLDGPGSQNADNFAFPIS; encoded by the exons ATGGCCGTGGTTAGGCTTCTCCTCCTTCGGCCATATGATCATCTCATTATTTTCTCTGTAATTTTCTTGGTGATTTTCTCTCCCATGACACATTCTCTTACCGAAGCCGAAGCTTTGTTGAAGCTCAAGAATTCGTTTACTAATGCACAGGCTCTTAATTCTTGGGTGCCTGGAACCGTGCCTTGCACGGGAAAGACCGTATGGAAAGGGCTAGTCTGTTTCAATGGCATTGTCACGGGCCTTCGTCTAGGAGGACTTGGTTTATCAGGGGTGATAGATGTGAATACCCTTCGGGAAATCAAGGCTCTTCGTACTATTAGCTTCGTCAACAATTCCTTTTCGGGTTCCATACCCGATTTCCATCAACTTGGTGCTTTGAAAGCAATCTACTTGTCAGGAAATCAGTTTTCGGGTGAGATTCCATCAGACAATTTTGCACAAATGGATTCGTTGAAGAAACTGTGGCTCTCAGATAACAAATTCACTGGCAACATTCCGTCTTCGTTGTCTCAACTTTCCCACCTTATTGAATTACATCTTGAAAACAACCAGTTCAGTGGAACCATTCCCGAATTCAACATACCAACTTTGGTGTCACTCGACTTGTCCAACAACAAATTAGAAGGTGAAATACCCGACAGTTTGTCGAAATTCAATGCGAGTTCTTTCTCAGGAAATGCCGGTCTCTGTGGTGAAAAATTGGGCATTGATTGTAAACAAAAGGCTGCAGAGCCACCTACCAGTAATGAAAATGCAGATTCAATGGATGACGAAGATGATCATTCGAAGAAGATTATTGCTTCGGCAATTACAATTGGAGTTGTGCTTCTTTCTTTAGTCATATGGTTGATTATCAGATCAAAGCGAAAAGGGGAAGAAGATTTTGACAATTTCAAAAAGGCAAATAATGCAGAGGAAGCTGCTATAGTCTCTGTCCATGTAACAACGCTAAATAAGAAAGAAGTTGAGTCGGTTAAAAAGGTAGCACATAGCGCAAGCCGCAAAGGATCAATCCGTGGAAAAAGCAGTGTTAGTGGGATTGGAGAGCTATTTATTATGAACGATGAAAAGGGTGTGTTTGGTTTATCAGATTTGATGAAAGCTGCAGCAGAAGTACTTGGAAATGGAGGATTGGGTTCGTCATACAAGGCTGTCATGGCTAATGGAGTAGCAGTGGTAGCGAAGAGGATGAGAGAAATGAACGCAAAAGGGAAAGATGAATTCGATGCAGAGATTGCGAAACTTGGGAAGCTAAGACACTGGAATGTTTTGCCTCCTATAGCTTACCATTACAGGAAAGAAGAGAAGCTGATTATTTACGAGTTCATTCCGAAAGGAAACTTGCTCTATCTACTGCATg gTGATCGTGGACCGTCTCATTCAGAACTCAATTGGCCAGCGCGTTTAAGAATTGTTCAAGGAATAGCAAAAGGGTTAGCTTATCTTTATACGGAATTCGCTTCCTCCGATTTACCCCACGGAAATCTCAAATCGAGCAACGTACTTCTCGGACCAGATTACGAGCCATTGATTTCCGATTTCGGATTCAGCCCATTGATAAACTCTGCGAATCTATCACAAGCATTGTTCGCTTACAAATCCCCAGAAGCTATACAATTCGGCAAAGTATCGCGCAAATCGGACGTGTATTGTCTAGGAATCGTCATCCTCGAAATCCTCACCGGGAAATTCCCTTCTCAATATCTCGGCAACGGCAAAGGCGGAACCGATATCGTACAGTGGGTCGCATCGGCAATTTCGGAAGGAAGAGGGACCGAATTGTTAGATCCAGAAATTTCGAGCTCGAAAAATTCACTGGGCGAGATGGAAAAGCTTCTCATTGTGGGTTCAGCTTGCGCAGAAAGCGATCCTGAACGAAGATTAGAGATGATGGAGGCCATTAGAAGAATACAGGAAGTACAAGTCGAAGGAAGCCGAGACGGTAGGGAGATGCATTTGCAACCGTCGCTCCGAGACGGCTATGGGGATTGTTCCACGGCTCTGCAGCCGCAGACCCATACGATAAGTTTGAAAGATGGGTTTGGGGAAGTCTCGGCCGAGACGAAACTTGAATCGGGAAGGTATTTAGACGGACCTGGGAGTCAAAACGCTGATAATTTTGCATTTCCAATCTCTTAA
- the LOC107434586 gene encoding oligouridylate-binding protein 1B isoform X2, protein MQHQRLKQQQQQAMMQQALLQQHSLYHPGLLAPPQIEPIPSGNLPPGFDPSTCRSVYVGNIHTQVTEPLLQEVFASTGAVESCKLIRKEKSSYGFVHYFDRRSAALAILSLNGRHLFGQPIKVNWAYTSGQREDTSGHFNIFVGDLSPEVTDATLFACFSVYPSCSDARVMWDQKTGRSRGFGFVSFRNQQDAQSAINDLTGKWLGSRQIRCNWATKGAVSNEDKQSSDAKSVVELTNGSSEDGKETTNSEAPENNPQYTTVYVGNLAPEVTQLDLHRHFHALGAGLIEEVRVQRDKGFGFVRFSTHAEAALAIQMGNTQSLLCGRQIKCSWGSKPTPPGTTSNPLPPPAAVPIPGLSASDLLAYERQLAMSKMGAGVHALMHPQGQHPLKQAAMGMGAAGASQAIYDGGFQNVAAAQQLMYYQ, encoded by the exons ATGCAGCACCAGAGGCtgaagcagcagcagcaacaagcTATGATGCAACAAGCTCTTCTTCAGCAACACTCTCTCTACCACCCTGGCCTTCTAGCTCCTCCTCAG aTTGAGCCAATCCCAAGTGGAAATCTGCCTCCTGGTTTTGATCCAAGTACTTGCCGCAGTGT GTACGTTGGGAACATCCATACGCAGGTAACAGAACCACTCCTTCAAGAGGTTTTTGCGAGTACTGGTGCTGTTGAAAGTTGCAAACttataagaaaggaaaaa TCATCATATGGATTCGTTCACTATTTCGATCGCAGATCAGCTGCCCTTGCTATATTGTCTCTCAATGGAAGGCATCT GTTTGGGCAGCCTATCAAAGTAAACTGGGCATATACTAGTGGTCAGAGGGAGGATACATCGG GTCATTTCAACATTTTTGTTGGTGATCTAAGCCCTGAGGTTACTGATGCTACATTGTTTGCTTGCTTTTCTGTTTATCCCAGTTGTTC AGATGCAAGGGTAATGTGGGATCAGAAGACAGGGCGTTCAAGAGGGTTTGGGTTTGTTTCATTCAGGAACCAACAG GATGCCCAAAGTGCGATAAATGACTTAACCG GAAAGTGGCTTGGCAGTAGGCAAATACGTTGTAACTGGGCAACAAAAGGTGCTGTTTCAAACGAAGACAAGCAGAGCTCCGATGCAAAAAGTGTGGTTGAACTAACAAATGGCTCATCAG AAGATGGTAAGGAGACAACAAATAGTGAAGCTCCAGAGAACAACCCTCAGTACACTACTGTTTATGTTGGCAATCTTGCTCCTGAG GTCACTCAGCTTGATCTCCATCGCCACTTTCATGCGCTTGGTGCTGGTCTGATTGAGGAAGTTCGAGTCCAGCGTGATAAGGGTTTTGGTTTTGTGAGGTTCAGTACTCATGCTGAGGCAGCTCTAGCAATTCAAATGGGAAATACCCAATCTCTTCTATGTGGGAGACAAATTAAG TGCTCTTGGGGTAGCAAGCCCACTCCACCAGGGACAACTTCAAACCCACTGCCTCCACCTGCGGCTGTGCCTATACCTGGCCTCTCTGCCTCTGACCTCTTGGCCTATGAGCGACAGCTAGCAATGAGCAAGATGGGGGCCGGTGTTCATGCCCTCATGCATCCACAGGGGCAGCATCCTCTTAAGCAGGCGGCGATGGGCATGGGTGCTGCTGGGGCAAGCCAGGCTATATATGATGGTGGGTTCCAGAATGTTGCTGCCGCTCAGCAGCTTATGTACTACCAGTAA
- the LOC107434772 gene encoding protein FLUORESCENT IN BLUE LIGHT, chloroplastic codes for MAVVVRCSCFLTHSVGNSRRIPPSDQFSVKAYLPGKFTTLSFKAEKLISSFARCSNESFEIHHLSSITNCQGNIQINFPAMAFCISNALMFTVPFKALAETCEAENSLFNMPILLSVALIGATVGGLLARQRRGELERLNEQLRQINQALRRQAKIESYAPSLSYAPVAGRISENEVIVDPRKQELISRLKSGKNFLRNQELEKAFTEFKTALELAQDVKDPIEEKKAARGLGASLQRQGKYREAIKYHSMVLAISEREREDSGNTEAYGAIADCYTELGDLERAGKFYDNYIARLESD; via the exons ATGGCGGTGGTGGTCCGTTGCTCCTGCTTCCTTACTCATTCCGTTGGTAACTCCCGGCGAATTCCACCATCCGATCAATTTTCCGTCAAAGCCTATCTCCCTG GGAAGTTTACTACTCTTTCGTTTAAGGCGGAAAAGTTAATATCATCATTTGCACGATGTTCTAATGAATCATTTGAGATACACCATCTATCATCTATCACAAATTGTCAG GGAAATATACAGATCAATTTCCCAGCTATGGCATTTTGTATCAGTAATGCCTTGATGTTCACTGTACCTTTTAAAGCTCTGGCAGAAACTTGTGAGGCTGAAAACTCTCTTTTCAACATGCCTATACTGCTATCTGTAGCCCTTATAGGTGCTACTGTTGGAG GATTGCTTGCTCGGCAAAGGAGAGGAGAACTAGAACGACTGAATGAACAGTTACGCCAAATAAATCAAGCTCTAAGAAGGCAAGCAAAGATTGAGTCCTATGCTCCTAGCTTGAGCTATGCTCCTGTTGCTGGAAGAATATCAGAAAATGAAGTCATCGTTGATCCTAGGAAGCAGGAGTTGATTTCTCGTTTGAAGTCTGGGAAGAATTTTTTGAGGAACCAAGAATTAGAGAAAGCATTCACAGAGTTCAAGACAGCTCTTGAGCTTGCTCAAGATGTGAAGGATCCCATTGAGGAAAAGAAGGCTGCAAGAGGTTTAG GAGCTTCACTGCAAAGACAGGGTAAATATCGGGAAGCAATTAAATACCATTCTATGGTTTTGGCAATCTCTGAACGGGAGAGGGAGGACTCAGGAAATACAGAAGCTTATGGAGCAATAGCTGATTGTTATACCGAGCTTGGAGATCTTGAGCGTGCAGGGAAATTCTATGACAACTATATTGCAAGGTTGGAATCCGACTGA
- the LOC107435532 gene encoding exocyst complex component EXO70A1 — translation MEPPESTKLALEAAEEIILRWDSTASEDARDKMIFEGDRLEVDRYLHAVDHVQRSMSEVSIADDDQAKVNSAIQIAMARLEDEFRNILLNHTAPIETDSLTDPSSSTHSSISARNSVSTADFEDDGDEDKDDDEDELLKRGDSNNSVSYRSTSSIREIDLIPSDAVIDLRSIAERMINAGYLRECIQVYGSVRKSAVDSSFRRLGIEKLSIGDIQRLEWDQLEAKIRRWIRAAKVCIRIVFASEKKLCEQIFEGLGTAIDDACFMETVKGPAIQLFNFAEAISISRRSPEKLFKILDLHDALMDLIPDIDVVFESKSSESIRIQAAEILSRLAEAARGIMSEFENAVLREPSRVPVPGGTIHPLTRYVMNYISLISDYKQTLNELIVSKPSTGSRYSGDPTTPDMEFTELEGKTPLALHLIWIIVILQFNLDGKSKHYKDASLVHLFMMNNVHYIVQKVKGSPELREMIGDDYLKKLTGKFRQAATNYQRATWVRVLYCLRDEGLHVSGSFSSGVSKSALRERFKTFNAMFEEVHRTQATWLIPDSQLREELRISISEKLIPAYRSFLGRFRIHIESGKHPENYIKYSVEDLETAVLDFFEGYPVSQHHHLRRRSQ, via the coding sequence atggagccgccggaaagtactaaATTAGCCTTGGAAGCGGCGGAGGAGATTATCTTACGCTGGGATTCGACGGCTTCTGAGGATGCCAGAGACAAAATGATCTTCGAAGGCGATCGTCTCGAAGTCGATCGCTACCTTCACGCCGTCGATCATGTCCAACGCTCTATGTCTGAGGTCTCCATCGCCGATGATGACCAGGCCAAAGTCAACTCCGCCATTCAGATCGCCATGGCTCGCCTCGAGGATGAGTTCCGTAACATCCTCTTGAATCATACCGCTCCAATCGAGACCGATTCGCTCACCGATCCGAGTTCTTCCACTCACTCATCCATCTCCGCCCGAAACAGTGTTTCGACTGCTGACTTCGAAGACGACGGCGACGAGGATAAGGATGATGATGAAGACGAGCTTCTTAAGCGTGGTGACTCTAATAACAGTGTCAGTTACAGGTCCACCAGTAGTATTCGCGAGATCGATCTGATACCGTCCGATGCGGTGATTGACTTAAGGAGCATCGCTGAGCGTATGATCAACGCTGGATACTTGCGCGAGTGCATCCAAGTCTATGGTAGCGTGAGGAAATCGGCCGTCGATTCGAGTTTCCGGAGGCTAGGGATCGAGAAGCTTAGTATCGGTGATATCCAGAGACTGGAGTGGGACCAGCTGGAGGCGAAGATCAGACGGTGGATAAGAGCCGCTAAGGTCTGTATCAGGATCGTGTTCGCTAGCGAGAAGAAGCTGTGCGAGCAAATTTTTGAAGGTTTGGGCACGGCTATCGATGATGCTTGCTTTATGGAAACCGTTAAAGGTCCGGCGATTCAGCTATTCAACTTCGCCGAAGCCATTAGCATCAGCCGGAGATCGCCAGAGAAGCTGTTCAAGATTCTGGACCTTCACGACGCTTTGATGGACTTGATTCCCGATATCGATGTTGTGTTCGAGTCCAAGTCGTCGGAGTCAATTCGGATACAGGCGGCGGAGATATTGTCGAGGCTTGCGGAGGCAGCGAGGGGGATAATGTCGGAGTTCGAGAACGCGGTGCTCCGAGAGCCGTCGAGGGTTCCGGTACCTGGTGGGACAATTCATCCGCTGACAAGGTATGTCATGAACTACATAAGTTTGATATCTGATTACAAGCAGACTCTGAATGAGCTTATAGTTTCCAAACCCTCGACGGGTTCGAGGTACTCCGGCGATCCAACGACGCCGGATATGGAGTTCACTGAGCTGGAGGGGAAGACACCCTTGGCACTCCATTTGATTTGGATCATTGTGATTTTGCAATTCAATTTGGACGGCAAGTCTAAGCACTATAAAGATGCTTCATTGGTTCATTTGTTTATGATGAACAATGTTCATTACATTGTTCAGAAGGTGAAAGGGTCGCCGGAGTTGAGGGAGATGATCGGAGATGATTATTTGAAGAAGCTAACGGGGAAATTCCGGCAGGCAGCTACTAATTATCAGAGAGCAACTTGGGTCAGGGTTTTGTATTGTCTAAGAGATGAAGGTTTACATGTAAGTGGAAGTTTTTCATCTGGGGTTTCGAAGAGTGCTTTGAGAGAGAGGTTTAAGACCTTTAATGCTATGTTTGAGGAAGTTCATAGGACCCAAGCTACTTGGTTGATACCGGATTCCCAGCTTAGGGAGGAGCTGCGAATATCTATCTCGGAGAAGTTGATTCCAGCTTACAGATCATTTCTAGGGCGGTTTAGGATTCATATAGAGAGTGGCAAACATCCAGAGAATTACATAAAGTACTCTGTTGAGGATTTGGAGACTGCCGTCTTGGATTTCTTTGAGGGGTACCCTGTATCGCAGCACCACCACTTAAGGAGGAGATCTCAGTGA
- the LOC107435426 gene encoding sm-like protein LSM1B, producing MSWAGPEDIYLSTSLASYLDKKLLVLLRDGRKLLGTLRSFDQFANAVLEGACERVIVGDLYCDIPLGLYVIRGENVVLIGELDLEREELPPHMTRVSAAEIKRAQKAEREATDLKGSMRKRMEFLDLD from the exons ATGTCTTGGGCAGGTCCGGAAGATATCTACCTTTCTACTTCTCTCGCCAGCTATCTTGACA AAAAACTTCTTGTGCTACTTCGAGATGGTAGAAAACTTTTGGGGACCCTTCGTTCTTTTGATCAATTTG CCAATGCTGTTCTTGAGGGTGCATGTGAGAGAGTCATTGTTGGTGATCTTTACTGTGACATCCCTTTAGGTCTTTATGTAATCCGGGGGGAGAATGTTGTTTTAATTGGTGAGCTG GACTTGGAAAGGGAGGAACTTCCCCCTCATATGACTCGTGTTTCAGCAGCAGAAATCAAAAGG GCACAGAAGGCAGAAAGAGAGGCTACCGATCTTAAAGGGTCCATGAGAAAAAGAATGGAGTTCCTTGATTTGGACTAA